From Candidatus Omnitrophota bacterium, the proteins below share one genomic window:
- a CDS encoding M28 family peptidase yields MRFPQDLGKKLLSRASAILVVGLLVLATTRGWQPSLKNPPPLTHSQIDSMARLQKSVRHFSVAIGNRNYRSIASLDRTAEDIAKALRALGYQVEIFPYQTLGMTFKNILATDPLRSPELPRILVSAHYDTCFNPGADDNASGVAGMLELARLVKDQDLPANVQFAAFVNEEPPFFRTEHMGSRVFLKDHKERVKGLSGVITLEMIGYFSDRPFSQEYYPLLGPFYPNRADFITVIGNYASRDLLGRVKKSFQAHRQITVASIIAPEFLPGVTYSDHWSFWREGIPAVMVTDTAFMRNPHYHKLSDLPETLDYERMARVIHGLHKAILDFNSAKINTPNSISTESD; encoded by the coding sequence AAATTATTGTCCCGCGCCTCCGCCATTCTGGTGGTGGGACTCCTTGTCCTGGCCACAACCCGCGGGTGGCAGCCCTCCCTTAAAAATCCCCCGCCTTTGACGCACAGCCAGATAGATTCCATGGCCCGTTTGCAAAAAAGCGTCCGCCATTTTTCTGTGGCCATTGGCAACCGTAATTACCGGTCAATAGCAAGTCTGGACCGAACCGCGGAGGATATCGCGAAGGCGCTGCGCGCCTTGGGGTACCAGGTCGAGATATTCCCTTACCAGACACTCGGGATGACGTTTAAAAATATTCTTGCAACAGATCCACTCAGAAGTCCGGAACTTCCCCGCATCCTGGTCTCCGCGCATTATGACACCTGTTTCAACCCCGGCGCGGACGACAATGCCAGCGGGGTGGCCGGGATGCTGGAACTGGCGCGTCTGGTCAAGGACCAGGACCTGCCTGCCAACGTTCAATTCGCGGCATTTGTTAATGAAGAACCGCCTTTTTTCAGGACAGAACACATGGGCAGCCGGGTGTTTTTGAAGGATCACAAAGAGCGGGTCAAAGGGCTGTCCGGGGTCATCACGCTGGAGATGATCGGATATTTCTCTGACAGGCCGTTTTCTCAGGAATATTATCCGCTTCTGGGGCCCTTTTATCCCAACCGCGCCGATTTTATCACGGTGATCGGGAATTATGCGTCCCGGGATCTTCTGGGACGCGTTAAAAAATCCTTCCAGGCCCATCGCCAGATCACGGTCGCTTCAATCATTGCTCCCGAATTTCTCCCAGGAGTGACCTACTCTGACCACTGGTCGTTCTGGCGGGAGGGGATACCGGCGGTCATGGTCACGGACACGGCGTTCATGCGAAATCCACATTACCATAAACTTTCCGATTTGCCGGAAACGCTGGACTACGAACGTATGGCCCGAGTGATTCACGGACTCCACAAGGCCATATTAGACTTTAACTCTGCTAAGATAAATACGCCCAACAGTATTTCTACAGAGAGCGATTAG
- a CDS encoding response regulator, with product MISQEQILNARILIIDDQKLHARYLQKVLEDAGYRSVRTENDPLKALPVIHELQPDLIILDLDMPQLDGFQIIEHLNEFRRNNYLPILAVSPETSAEGRLKALQSGATDIVVQPFEVVEIVIRIRNMIEMRILHMQVQDQNKILESKVQERTKELRVTQLDIIRRLAQAAEFRDNDTGVHIIRMSQFCAKLGEAIGLDDTQCELLLNASPLHDIGKIGIPDSILLKPGKLTPEEYEVMKTHTTMGARLLSGSDSPLMKMAQTIALTHHEKWDGTGYPQKLKGEDIPLLGQLCSVCDVYDALTAARPYKRAWSSEEAVAELVTQKDKHFNPVMVDRFLEILPEIEKIRGKYKDEAS from the coding sequence ATGATCTCGCAAGAACAAATCCTCAATGCCCGTATTCTGATCATCGATGATCAGAAGCTTCATGCCCGCTATCTTCAAAAAGTCTTGGAAGATGCCGGATATCGGAGCGTCCGCACAGAAAACGACCCCCTCAAGGCCCTGCCGGTGATCCATGAACTTCAACCGGACCTGATCATTCTCGACCTGGACATGCCCCAATTGGACGGATTTCAAATCATTGAGCATCTGAACGAATTCCGCAGGAATAATTATCTTCCCATTTTGGCGGTTTCGCCGGAAACCAGCGCGGAGGGCCGTTTAAAAGCACTCCAATCCGGCGCGACGGACATTGTTGTCCAGCCCTTTGAGGTGGTTGAGATCGTGATCCGGATCCGGAACATGATCGAAATGCGGATTTTGCACATGCAGGTCCAAGACCAGAATAAAATTCTGGAATCCAAAGTCCAGGAGAGGACCAAAGAGCTGAGGGTAACCCAACTGGACATTATCCGCCGGCTGGCCCAGGCCGCGGAATTCCGCGACAACGACACGGGCGTGCATATCATCCGGATGAGCCAGTTCTGCGCCAAGTTGGGGGAGGCGATCGGCCTGGACGACACCCAATGCGAGCTGTTGCTGAACGCCAGCCCTCTCCACGATATCGGGAAAATCGGCATCCCTGACAGCATCCTGCTGAAGCCGGGAAAATTGACGCCGGAAGAGTATGAGGTGATGAAAACGCATACCACTATGGGCGCCAGGCTCCTGTCCGGCAGCGATTCGCCCCTGATGAAAATGGCCCAGACCATCGCGCTAACGCATCATGAAAAATGGGACGGGACCGGGTATCCGCAAAAGCTTAAAGGGGAGGATATCCCCCTGCTCGGACAGCTTTGCAGCGTGTGCGACGTTTACGACGCTTTGACCGCGGCACGACCCTACAAAAGGGCCTGGTCATCGGAAGAAGCCGTTGCAGAGCTGGTCACCCAGAAAGACAAGCATTTTAACCCTGTGATGGTGGACCGCTTTCTGGAAATCCTTCCTGAAATCGAAAAAATCCGGGGCAAATACAAAGATGAAGCGTCGTGA